The nucleotide window TTCAATTTAGTATATCATATCACTGTGTGGAAGTCAAGATGTGTTGACTGAACCACCAGAGGCATTCAATTCTACTGTAAGACGGGAACACCCCGGCAACAACACTCCGATCTCAAGGAACCCACGCAAAAACACACCTCCCTGTAGGAGAGACATCAAATCAACACCGGAGCCAAAAGAGAGACACAATTTTTGAACAGATTTGTCCAGAGATTGAACATCAAAAAACCCTTCTCCACGTAATATCGACCCATAACTTTACCTTATGGTAAAGCCCGAAAATATGTGACACTTTAGAAAACACAAAACCCCACTTCGCTAGCGAGGTTTCCTAACCTCACCACATTAAATGTAAACTTAATTGTGAGCTTTACTATAAATGCGTTTGGCAATTGAATTGTCGCTGGCACAAAAATTGCTTTACAAAAATTGCTTTGAAGTATTAGTATTATTCCATTGCGTTTTCTTTAAAAAAAGAAAAAAAGGAGGATTTTGAAGATGAAAAATTTCGGATTAGCAATACCATTTACCATTAGTTTTTTAGACGATATATCGAATGCGCGGGAGGAAGTACAATTACATGTTTAATCCAACTTCAGGCCAAATCAATCCCAACAAGCAAACCAGTTATCTGTTCATAGCCACTTTTGGACTATTATTCGCTGCTCTCTTCATTATGAGCTGTGGCGGGGGCGATACCAATGAAGAAGGTGGCGGTGTGACAAGTATCGTTCAACCCGCATCAACAACACCCACGGAAACCACGCCTCCACCTGTGGCAGTCGCTGAAGCTGAACCTGCAGAAGAAGAGGTCGGTGTCTCTTTTCAGAACGACATCTTGCCGATCCTCGAAAAGAATTGCGCGCTTGCGGGATGTCACGTCGCTGGTGGCGCAGCAGGACTGGACCTGACGGGATACGATTCCTTCGAGAAAAGTGGTGCGTTCGTCCCTGGAAATGCCAGAAAGAGTCTTGTGATCATACGGATTGATGGCGGTGGCATGCCGCCCGCAGGTCCCCTTGATGATGACTTAGTAGACCTTGTCAAAGACTGGATTGATGAAGGTGCCGAGAACAACTGATTTTTTCCATTTTCGATTACTGCATCGCTCCACTTCCCATCTCAACATACCAACACCCATATTGATTTGAAAAATTATGGAGCGGTGCTAAAATATTACAATGTAAAACAAAGACGAATTTTGTCCGTGTGGGCAAAATTTGGGAGGAGACATTGGATTAAATCATAGCCTTGGTCACAATATGAAGTGGAGTGGATTGCAAATGCAAAACTATGAAAGAGATATATGTATCATAATATTAGCCATATCATTACTTGTGCCGTTTGGCGGATGTGGCCTGAAAACAGCGCAACAACCCCCGCCCGTCACAGCAGAAATCGTTAGGAAAGCTGACTGGGAGGTAGAATTCAGGGATGTCTTCTTTTTTGATACTAAGCACGGCTGGGTCATTGGAGAAAAAGGAACAATCCTCTACACGGAAGACAGTGGCAAAAACTGGAAAACACAGAAGAGCGACACGGAAGCACGTCTGAATAAAATGCAATTCCTGGACGAAAAACGGGGTTGGATCGTCGGCAACGAAGGCACCTTTTTACGGACGAAAAACGGCGGGAAAAAATGGGAGAAGCAGATTGTCAGGGACGGGAGTATGAGCCTGATCAGCCTTCACTTCTTGGACGAACAACACGGCTGGATCACTGGGGAAGGCGGTGCCCTCTACTATACCGCAGACGGTGGGGAATCGTGGAAGTTCCGTCCGAGTGGTGTAGGTGAAGCACTCCTTGACATCCACTTTGTTAGCGAAAACGAAGGCTGGTTGATTGCGCAACTCGGCACAACACTGCACACGACAGACGGCGGGAAAACATGGGATTATAAATCGGTAGGACCTCAGGACGGTCTGCTTAATATACAGTTCGATTCCGACCAGAAAACGGGCTGGGCTGTCGGTATTGCGTCTACTGTGCTCTCAACGACAGACGGTGGAAAAACATGGATCCGTGGGGAACCCGGCATCGAAGGCTCCCACGCCATCTATGATCTCTGCTTTACAGATACGAAAAAAGGATGGTTAGTCTCACAAGTCGGGGGCGTGATACACACACAAGACGGTGGAAAAACATGGACGGTTCAAGAGACAGGGACACGGAGCGATCTGATGGCTGTACATTCTCCTGACGCTAAACATGTTTGGGCGGTTGGTAGCTACGGAACAATGCTTCACTCTACTGACGGTGGAAAAACGTGGACGATCGACTCCGAAAGTAATGCCGAACCTTTAGCAGGTGTAGAAATGGGGGAAAGCGGACGCGGCTGGGCTGTCGGACGTCGCGGGACAATCTTCCGGACACAGAATGAAGGGCGCTCTTGGGAACAACAAGATAGCGGACTCTCTGTCGGCTTAAATAAGGTGACCGCTGTGAACGAAGAAGAGGCGTGGGCGATTGGTGATTCCGGCTATATTCTACATACCAAGGACGGAGAGACATGGGAAGTCCAGAAAGGATATGACTGGATCGGTCTGCACGATGTGCAGTTTTTAAATCGTGAACGCGGTTGGGCGGTCGGTGATATGGGTGGGATCTTCTACACCAACAACGGCGGTGAAAACTGGATTGAGCAGCGTGGCTATATTTTTGAACTCTTAAAGGGCCTCTGTTTCATCTCACCCACTGAAGGATGGACGATCGGTTGGCCCGGAAAAATTCTGCATACCACTGATGGCGGGAAGACCTGGAAACCCCAAGAGAGTGGGACATTTAACGAACTCTACTCTGTCTACTTCGTGGATTCCAAACTCGGTTGGATCTCTGGGCAGTATGGACTCATCCTTCATACCGCTGATGGTGGGAAAACATGGAAGTCGCAGTATACCCGCACACAGGCGAATCTCAATAAAATCTTCTTCGCTTCTCCTACCGTAGGAATAGCCGTTGGGGACGAAGGAACACTCCTCCTTACACAGGATGCCGGGAAAACGTGGACGCGGCAAGACAGTGGAACGGACAAGAACCTCAGCGATATCAGTATCACGGAGGATAAAATATTTGCCGTTGGCGAAGACGGTATCGCTATCGCTTATACGATTCCTTCAATATCAAAATATACGCCACGCAGACGATCCTTTCAGGAGATTGAAACTGGGCTGCCGAAGATAGATGCCGGATGGGAGACCTTGCGGGACGACGGTCCGTTCCGAATCATGGACGCGGATGCCGGCGTGAAATCAGCGGATATTTCCTTCATCAATGCCATCGAAGGATGGGCAGTCGGTAACTCGAGTACAATGCTCCGCACCTTAGATGGCGGCAACACCTGGAAGAGCGTTGAACCTCCTGTGGATGCCCGCCTAATTGCGGTTCACTTTGTTTCGTCAGAGATCGGTTGGCTACTTACCGAAGATGCGAGCTTTTTATCTACGACCGATGGCGGTATGACATGGCAGACCTTAAACGAAACTACTAAGCCAATGATGCGTGGCTACAGTCCAGACAGTCAACCCATAGAAGAAGCGTGTCAACTTTATGCTGCACACTTTCAAGGATTCGGTGAAGGGTGGGCTGCCGGTAATCAAGGCGTTATCCTCCACAACGAGGATGGAAACACAATGTGGACACACCAAGAAAATGAAACTTCCGCATCCTACCGCGACATTCAGATGGTAGAGGAGCATTATGGTTGGGCTGTCGGGTCGTGGGGAAAGGTTCTCTGGACGAACGATCAAGGAAACACGTGGCATCTTCAGACAACCAACACAGGATATGATTTGTATGGTGTGTCTTTCCTGAACCGTCGAAAGGGATGGACTGTCGGAAGAGACGGCATCGTCCTGCGTACATCAGACGGAGGTTTAGCGTGGTCGGCAGTCAATACAGGGATAAGCACACATCTTTATGATGTTTCTTTCACCAACGAAACGGAAGGCTGGATTGTCGGAGAAGGTGGACTTATCCTGCACACCAAGGACAGTGGAGAAACATGGGTTATCGAAGAATCCGGTACTAAGGACGATTTGTACCATGTTGAGTATGTTGAAGGGTTTGGTATAGTTGTGCTGGGTGCACACGGTACTATCCTGAAGCGAAAATTAAAGGTCCAATCTTAGATTCGATTAAGAGACGTTTTATTGATGAGATAAATATTATTAAGTACGCCCTATTTCGTGCAATAAAATATAAAGAATGCCCGATTTTGTGCGGTTGACAGGGAAAGGGCATATTTTGCTGAAAATCCTCACAGTGCCAGTGTTTTGTTTTATTTAACCCTCTCAATCCCCTACGCCTCTATATCACCCCTTTCACGGAAACGGGACTTTAACAGGAAATGCGTAAGTCCTATTATGAATAGTCCTATAGAATTCAAAATGTGAATTGGGTTTCCGCCCACAATACCTCCCTCGGTTTTGAACAAAACTGTCCATAAATTGAACACTAAAAAGCACTCCGTCAGGTAGAATCTCGAGAAAACTACCTTTAATCCCAATTTTTCATCTGAATAGTCTTTGGCACGAAAATTGCTCCTATATTATCAAACGCTGCATAAATTTAGGAGAGCCTTCCTCCTTGGAAATATACGGAGCTGTGCAATAGGCTTTCCTATATCTCAATTGCTGCATCGCTCCCTCCATCAATCCGAAACATTATGTGTAAGGAGAACGATCATGAACAAATGGAGATGTTTACTCTTTATACTTGCTTGTGTATCACAGATTAGTTGTGCTGCGCTGCTAACGGAGCAGGAGTATGTCCTCATCGATCGCGACGTAGAAGAAAAGGCGACTTTCCACGGAGAAATTTATTCGCTACCGGAAAGAGCGAACATTCGGAAAATTGTGCTTCTCGGATCTGGAAAAATCCGAAACATTGAACTTCACGTGCGTGATAAGAGAAATCGATGGGCACCCACTAAGAAAGTCCCGGGCGGAATTCAGTTTCCATTTGAAATCCTACTTATTGCCGAGACGGATGCCATCAAAATCATAAAACATTCAATGACTGGAGCCGGTCGCATTGAGACGGTTCAATTTTACACGGTTGCCGATAAAGGAGATTAAAAATGATATACCGACACATCCTCACATCTCTCTTTTTAATAACATTAATTCCACTGATTGCTACAGCATTGCCGCCACAATCACCCGCAGGGGGTGGTATGTTGAGATTGGATGAAACCCACGATTTCGTTGCCACCGCCGAGGCGTGGTTCCCCAATGAGCAGTTTAAAGGATTGACCGCTGAAGCGTGGGTATACTTTGAAGAACTACCCACCCCTGAAACCTTCTGGTCGATTATCGGACAGCAAGGACGGTTCAACTTGATTATTCACGGCAACAACGGTTCCTTAGGCGCCTGGGGCTATGCCGAAGGGGCAGCTGGATCCCTAACTACTGGAGGCTTCGATTTACCTGTAAAGGAATGGATGCATGTCACGGCGATTTATGATGCTGGAGCGGGGATGGGGCTTAACGGTGAGGGCGGCAATTGGTGCTGTCCGAGAGGTCATCTCATCAAATCAAATAAGCCGCTTCGTATCGGCGGAATCATTCCACAAGATAAGAATCGGAGCCATTTCATCGGTGATAATGTGAAACTACGCGGATATATTGATGAAGTCCGGATTTCCAGCGTCGTGCGATATGTTGGACCGGAGTGGGAAGTCCCGAAAGGGAAATTTGCGGTCGATAAACATACGA belongs to Candidatus Poribacteria bacterium and includes:
- a CDS encoding LamG domain-containing protein — protein: MIYRHILTSLFLITLIPLIATALPPQSPAGGGMLRLDETHDFVATAEAWFPNEQFKGLTAEAWVYFEELPTPETFWSIIGQQGRFNLIIHGNNGSLGAWGYAEGAAGSLTTGGFDLPVKEWMHVTAIYDAGAGMGLNGEGGNWCCPRGHLIKSNKPLRIGGIIPQDKNRSHFIGDNVKLRGYIDEVRISSVVRYVGPEWEVPKGKFAVDKHTISLWHFDEAPGANRFKDASGNAHHLWRNGIIGDLAVEAQHKLTTTWGQLKK